In a genomic window of Helianthus annuus cultivar XRQ/B chromosome 10, HanXRQr2.0-SUNRISE, whole genome shotgun sequence:
- the LOC110882581 gene encoding homeobox-leucine zipper protein ATHB-52, which translates to MNHSSSHIHNTSTQKQHKHTTKRLTEDQVRLLESNFDSSKKLEPERKQQLSHQLGIPPRQIVIWYQNKRARWKNQSLEHDYSRLQLQLEATLVETKRLQKEVEKLRTELNKVQAQQVQQARHHKYYNNNHRPPMDYSNFVCGEEVGSSSISLEDNVNNLYHYGDQVFEVEEMYAASCMMGYDLRLDGSERNSF; encoded by the coding sequence ATGAATCACTCATCTTCCCATATCCACAACACCTCCACACAAAAACAACATAAACACACTACCAAAAGACTAACCGAAGATCAGGTGAGATTGCTCGAGTCCAATTTTGACTCGAGCAAAAAACTTGAGCctgagcgaaaacaacaactTTCGCACCAGCTCGGTATCCCTCCCAGACAAATAGTTAtctggtatcaaaacaaacgggcCCGTTGGAAAAATCAAAGCCTGGAGCATGACTACTCCAGGCTTCAACTCCAATTAGAGGCCACGTTAGTTGAGACCAAACGCCTTCAAAAAGAAGTTGAGAAACTCCGAACAGAGCTTAACAAAGTACAAGCACAACAAGTGCAACAAGCACGACACCATAAGTATTATAACAACAACCATCGACCTCCCATGGATTATTCAAACTTTGTATGTGGCGAGGAAGTTGGGAGTTCATCGATAAGCTTAGAAGACAACGTGAACAATCTATATCATTATGGTGACCAAGTTTTCGAAGTAGAGGAGATGTATGCTGCTTCGTGTATGATGGGTTATGATCTTAGACTTGATGGGTCGGAAAGAAACTCATTTTAG